The nucleotide sequence CCAGCTAGTATGTGATTTTATGATGAACTTGAATAAAAGAATTCATTGATAACTAAAAGTTAGGCGTATGAATTAAACTCCAATTACGGTTTAGGTTACTTATGAGAGATTAAGGTGTATTCATTAAGCATGTGAATGAATGTTTAGATtatgtaaaatataaattaagcaTGTCAATTAATTGAGAGATTAAGTCATTCACTAAAATTTGCAGCTTCTGTGAAGGATCAATGTGAGAGATTAAGGTGTATTAATTAAGCATGTTAATTAGAGTAATACAACTTAAATCTTGAAAAGCAGCTGAATGATTACCCATTGCTAGCGTTTTTAAGATGGTGGCCAGACAAATTTGCAGCTTTTGTGAGAGCCTCTCCCCACAGCTTTAGCCTTTCTTGTTTAGCTTCACGTTTCTTGTCATCTTTTTCTTCACGGATGTCCTTTTCATGGTTCTGAAATGCTTCGGCTAAATCTCCGTCCTGCTTCCTGACATGCGAAGGATCGACGTGATAGAATATTGGCAAAACACGTCGCTGAAGTTCGGATCTGCACTCCATGATCTTCACCAGCTCGTCAAGACACCAACTCGAATCCGCATACCTCTTTGAGAAGATAATGACAGAGATCCTCGACTCTTCGATTGCACGAAACAgtttctcttttatttcttcCCCTCTTGGTAGATCGTCCTCATCAATAAAGACCTGGTACCCTCTGGCTTTTAATGCCGCGTGGAGGTGGCTCGTGAAGCCATAGCGCGTGTCTTCACCCCTGAAGCTCAAGAATACGTCGTACTTCCAGAGTTTGGACTGGGAGTAGGACGAAGAGGAGGCTTCGTGGGCTGTCATGGCGGTATCCACCGTTATGGCATAGCAGTGGCTCAGATCACAGACTGAAAAAATGGCAACAGCTGCGTTTCCGTTGCCGAAGGATGATACTTGAACGTAAGTCAAGATATTGAGTCAACAAAAGCAAAAGTTTAATATCTAATACTGTTGGCGTGTGGACCTGATaacagaggaaaaaaagagagaggaaggtgcagggaaagagagaggaaaagaggaaaaaagGGAACATGATAGAACAGACTAGAGAGGGTGCAGGGAAAGAgaggaaaagaggaaaaaaagaaaagaaaaatgataggacatattagagagattttttagtgtgattggTATACGAAACATTACATATCACAATATTAATAGTGAAATAAGTGTGACTGGTATCCACCGTTATGACATTGCAATGGTTCAGATCAGGACTGAAAAAATGAGAGTGGTTCTGTTTGTATTGCCGAACTAACGATACTGAAATACCTAGACCTAAGTCAAGCTCCTTCAGTCCACAAAAGCAAAAGTTATCCACGTCCattaaaatgagattaaatgGACCAAAATGCTCTCCGGATCCCTCTCTCTAGACCTATCATAttatttaaggaaaattaacaaaaagtttaaaaatactTTAGTTTTAACGAAGAATGACAAATAAATATGCAGTAAATAGTATCtaggaaaggtaaaaataagattttgtcattaaaagtgaatagtacagGAGTGTTCGTTAAAATTCACTATTATTTAATCCAAACGTCCATCCCAGATCGTATGGCAACgaattgttgtttttcttatttCGCGTGAAACTGCGTCCACACACGTAAGATCTTCATTCTCCACTTTAGTTCACGCGGTGAATTGTTATCAAAGAAAACAATGCCTTCCATATAAATTCATTACTTTATACAAATTCAACTTTATATTCGAAGCTTCACCATGTTGACATATCTAAAATGTGTTGCGTTAATTGTTCTCATTCTATCAATTAATTAGTTCGAATCcaaatgatataaaaataaGAATAGCATGAAATCCTAATTGTCGAACTAAGAAGACACACCATTCCATTacgaaattggaaaaaaaaatgtgggaaaTATAGAGTGTGCATGCATGCCAAGTAACATCCACATGAACTAAAAGATGAGAAACTCTTAATAAGAGGActgttgaaaatgaaaattggtTGCCTTCCGATTATTCATCTCTAAATATTGATGGTATGTGAGTAGTTATATTGGTGGTACGTGGGTAGTTACTGTTAGATCTCACATTAAACTGAGATCATATCGTAGAAATCCATGGGAGAAAACTGCTAACTCGTTCGTGCTCTTTCTCCGTCGTTTTTGAGGTTGAACACGTaacctttttctcttttttttcccttttctttttttcacttttttcgtTTCTTTCCTATTTTTATTACGTTTCTACTtcttatttacatatttttgtttttttttttagtacagttttatgtttagttatgttttttttaccaatttgtcttcatttttttattttttttaaatttagattGTGAAGGAAATTAAGGATCATTTTTCGTATTTTCGAATACTTGCATTTAAGGGCCGAATTACCATTGGGCTTTCGGGTGAAAGTAGTAGACGTGGGAAAGAATAGAGAGAGGAGTACCGCCTCGCCTTACGCCTTTCTTCCGTCGGCGTCGTCTAGGGCTTTAGTTGTAACAGGGCCTATAAGGAGCACGATAGCCCCTGTAATTCGTCAACCTTCAATTCACAAACGTGACCAGAGTCTGGAGGCTGAGCCGCCGTAGAAATATTACTGTTACCATCCTCCTCTTGGTGATCGCCCTGCCTCATGCCCTTCTGGATTCAGGGCCTGCATATGGACAGGGTGATTACCAAGGGGATGACGGTAATATTTAATTCATGATGTTGGCAAACTCGTCGGAAAATAGAccccggcgccggaaaactcaCCGGGGGCAGAGCTCTGAAGTGGCTGCCATACCACTCCTGTCGCTGACATTTCACGAAGAAGATAAGGAACACCCAAATTATGCTAAATTTCAGTGCTTTTTGCtgtttaactttgtttttgtgttcttggGTTTCAGGTTTTGGTTGCTGGTGACAGGGTTCGAAAGCCGGGTATGAATCAACTCTCAAATCTATTTAATTTCAGTTTCGATTTCAATGCCTCTTTTGAAATTTATCATGGCCTTTCAATTTCCCTCTAAAGCATAGTGTGCATGTTTCAAGTTCCACTCTCACATCTTTGCAAATTATGCACTGCAAGGCTTATCATGGCCTTTCAATTGAAATGGCACTAGATATGTTTTGACAGGCCCGTTCTGCGCATTTGATATGTCTGAGGGCTGTCATGACATGTCATAGCAATAGCTACTCTCCTGTTGGTGTCCAGGACATTATTTTTCCTCACTCTTTGATTTAGAAGGTTGGAGTCCCGGAACAGCTGCATATTATAGGTCCACTGCAATGGCATTGTTTTACTATATAGTAAGAgtagctttgttttattcaatcCGGAATTGAGGAATTCATTCATGTTCCCGATGAGCCATGCCTTCCAATGTGTTCCCGATGGTTCTTGGAAAGAGGTCGATACCGTTTCTTTAGAAGCCGAAACTACTTTGTTTTGGCCTGACAGGTTCCAGATGTGCTTCAAGGGAATGCGTTATTGGCTGGGAATTGAGCAAGATGAGGAAATATCTGTTTATGACACTTGATGACCCAGAAGGCGGGAGAGTGATCATTTCTTTTAATACAAGTTGCTAGGTATTTCATGGTATACCCGAACCATCTGAGCTCCAACGATTACCCCTGGGGCGTCACCTTGATTTGAAGCTTATTGTGTTGAATGAATCAGTTTCTTATGGTTCACAATGATGGACGCGTAGTTTGCTTTAATCTTAATACTAAAAAGCTTACCTGTTTTCCCATTGAAACATGAGGTGAGTTTGTTGGTTATGCGAATAGCATAGTTGTGGTCATGGGATGCAACCACAAGCCTGAGAGCATAGAGAATAATTGCTCAGACAAAGATGAAGATGCGATGGTGGCGGTAGAAGGGAAGAGGGAAAGCTGCCGGAGGCGGTACTCATATTCCGTTTGGGCCATTCCACCGGCTGATGTTTCCCATAGAATAAAGAAGGTGATGGAGGGCCTCCGGGCTGAGTTTGGTGCGTTTCCCTGTAAACAGTAAGTTGCTGTTTACATTAACTTTTGAGCTGGTTTTTTTTTGATTTCACGGAAGcttcctttttaatttcttcttgttgTTTACGGGAATGTTCATATGTAATCTGTCTGTCTGCAATATTTGATGGATGCAGGTTCTATGCCATATTTAAGCCTCCTCTACGGGAAGTCGacggaagaagaggaaaaaagcTCGAGAACTGGTTAATGCTCTGGATGTATGAGGGCATTACTAGCTTGACCTTCCGCGTAACTTGCTTTGCAGTGTATGAAATCGACTACGGTGACCAGTCTCTGAAATCTTTGGACGAAGATTGATGAAATCGGCCATTAGACAAAGTTCTCTGAATTCATGTAATTGCAAGCAAGTTAGCAACTCTGAGGTCGAACAAAGTTATAATATATCAATCATTTGCAAAGGTGGAGTAATATATCAAATATCAAAGGATCCAGGGAACGAATAGGGAGTTATTGATAATGTATGTAATTAACCAACGAAGAGTTCATTTTTCCATCTGGATATGCAAATTTGTGGATAATATTGGTTGTTTAAAAAAGAGATTCAGCATTATTTAAGGATGATGCTAAAGAGATCATCTTTTTGGACCATATTTATAGATCACGTTATGATGATGTTAaggttgatgattgaattatttctTTAAACCATTGAAAATGGAATCTAACCATTAACAACCGCATTATTTGATTTCAAAATGTAATCTAAAAAGATTACCTTCTTAACATTTTCCATTAATTAATCCGTCCCTTGTTTCATTAGCGGTACAACAAAACACAACATTTCCTTGAAGTCCTTAATAATTCTCAcccaattaaaataaaaattaaattaatcaaataaaaacaaaatattagaaATGCCAAAAATACAAGGGAATGGCGagcagagacagagagaggcgAGATCGTGAGCTTCTCATTCCGGCGACCAAACACTCCTcgtctctctcctcctcccacGGGCCCACCACACCGGCCGCGTGGTGAGTTTAAATTGCTGTTTGTTGGCCTTGGCTTTTGCTTTCTGTTTCAAATTTCATTGCTTTGTGTGTtgtggttgctgagaaaatggagGAAAATTGGAGGgaaaagcttaaaaaaaaaaaacaagatatGTCAAGGAATATAACCTTCTGTGTATCATATAGCCCTTCAAAACTTCTTCTTAgtggttttattattttttcacgAGGAGTTCTTTCCAATTTCTCCAATACTTTTCCACTTTGCCACTTCCAATTTCTCCTAATCAATGAAACATAATTATATAAGATCCCGCCAAAATCAGATCAACTTCAACTTGCAAATGATGGCAAAATGTTTGAAAGTGGAGAAAATTTCGGAGATTTTCTATTGAGAAATCCTTCATTTCTTAGTCTTGCGGAGGAGATTTTTTATCTTAACATGAACAGCCCTACAATCTATTCAGCTCTCATAGTCTCACTCTCTCCAAATGGAAAAGGCCAAAAGTCTAAGGTGTTTAGTTCAATGTTACCTGAACAAGTAGATGATGAATGATCAAGAGACAGAGAGGCACGTAAGAGGATCTTTGTCCGTTGGGTCGGATATCTGATCACCTCTGTCACTGACTGCCGAACCCTGTGGCTGGAATAGTACTGGGAGATTCTCAGGACGAGTTTGAGGCTGAATATGACGGCCTGCAGGAAAAATACCAGGAGGCAAGGAAAAACGTGAATGCGCAAGATCTCCTCTGTCACTGACTGCTGGACCCTGTGGCTTCCAATGATGAAGGGACAAAGGAAGGCGTGCAAGAAGATCTTCCTCCATTGGGCCGGACATCTGATCTCCTCTGTCACTGACTGCCGGACCCTGTGGCTTCCAATGATCAAGAGACAAAGAAAGGCTCGTAAGATGATCTTCCTCCATTGGGCTGGACATCTGATCTCCTTTGTCACTGACTGCCGGACCCTGTGGCTTCCAATGATCAAGAGACAAAGAAAGGCTCGTACGAGGATCTTCGACCATTGGGTCGGCTATCTGATCTCCTCTGTCACTAACTGCCGGACTCTGTGGCTTCCAATGATGAAGGGACAAAGAAAGGCGTGCAAGAAGATCTTCCTCTATTGGGCCGGATATCTGATCTCCTCTGTCACTGACTGTCGGACCCAGTGGCTGGAAGAGTGCTGGGAGATTCTCAGGACGAGTTTGAGGCTGAATATGACTGTCTGCAGGAAGAATACCAGGAGGCAAGGCAAAACGTGAATGCGCAAGGCTGAGAGGATCATGATCATGCACTGCTATAGTACTACCCATGTAATTACTGAGATCATAATCATCAGATGGGTCATAATTATCAACTGACTCCCATAGAACCGAGCTGGGTGTTGGTAAAAAACATAACTAGCTTGGTCCAAATCATGCGTATTTTCCCTTATAGGTTTGTTCCACACTAGATTAACCATTGTTCTCATTGATGGCAAATGATGGCAAAATGTTTGAAAGTGGAGAAAATTTCGGATATTTTCTAGAGAAATCCATCATTTCTTAGTCTTGCAGAGGAGATTTTTTTATCTTAACATGAATAGCCCTACAATCTATTCAACTTTCATAGTCTCACTATCTCCAAATGGTAAAGGCCAAGAGACTCAGGTGTGTGGCTGAATGTTACCTGAACAAGTAGATGATGAATGATCAAGAGACAAAGAGAGGCGCGTAAGAGGATCTTCGTCCACTGGGTAGAGTACTGAGAGATTCTCATGACGACTTTGAGGCTGAATATGATGGCCTGCAGGAAAAGTATCAGAAGACGAGGAAAAACGTGAATGCGCACGGCTGAGAGGACCATGAGCATGCACTGCTATAGTACTACTGATGGAATTACTGCGATCATAATCATTAGATGGCTCAGAACTATCAGATGATTCCTCATAGAACCGAGCTGGATGATGGTCAAAAACATAACCAACTTGGTCCAAATCATGCGTATTTTCCTTCATAGGTTTGTTCCACACTAGATTAACCATTGTTCTCATTGATAGCCTATAATAATCAGATTTTCTTGAAAGTTGAAGTACTACAACTTCAACTTTATCCCGACTTTGCAATTTGAGCTTATCGTTCGATAGTTGTCCTTGCCAAAGTATGTGCCAAAGATTATAGTTTGAAGGCTTATCCCAATATCCACTGCCTAAGTAAGCCTGCAACTTAGTACGCTTGGTATTATTTATAACAGTAATGCCAAATTCAAAATTACTTTCAAATGCATATTTGTGCAAGAAGCACAGAGTCAGCCCTTCAAAAGTACGACCATCATTCGGGGGAATATCAAAACTGACTGTATTGCCACGGCTAACAAACTCAAACCAATCAGGAACAAAATTCCCATAGAGTAAAATGCCACCAAATCCGCACGAAGTCCATCCCTACATATACAATGCAAgtgtcttatatatatataagacatGTAAACGTGcgtttgtgtgtgcatgtgcaCGATAGGaaggaatgagagagagagagggagatacCTGTAGGATGTTCTTCCCAAAATCAGCTGTGAGATTGGTGCAGTTACTCATATCAATCAATGTCATGAACTTTAATGACTTATCCAAGCCTGGAACCTCAGTGAGTTTGGGTGAATCACTTACCTTCAACTTTGTCATATTTGACATTTCCGAAAAATTGGGCATTGTTTCCAATGCAGGGCAATTGGCGGCATacagaaatttcaaatttgttggTAAATCAGGGATTGTACAAAGGTTAAAGCAATCATTTAACCTCAAGGTTTCAAGCTTTGTAAGACCACTAAGGCTGGATAGGGTATGAAAATCATTCCCTCGAAGATCCAAAACTTGTAAAGAAATTAAACTCCCAAGACCCTGAGAGATTGCATCATGAGCTAATTTCACACCTTTTAGGGATAAAAGAGTGAGATTCTTCAATCTAACTGTGGAAGATGGTATTTGTCTTATGGCTGTATGCTCTGCTTCAAGTATTCTCAATGATATCATCTCCCCTAAATCCTCATGTACTTCTCTGAATTCTAAACAGTCATTAAGAAGAAGAGTCTCAACATATTTCAACTTATAGAAATCCCTTGGAAGAGAACTAAGCTTTTCGCATTCTTTAAGGTTCACCAAAGAAAGTCTTTTAAGTTGACCAATGGAGGGGTGAATCTCGGACAAACTCCCACAATTTTCCAGTATCAACTCTTCAAGATTTGGGACTTGTGAAAAGTCCGGTGATTTAATTAGAGATACAGAATGACTGAGATTCATGATTTTCAACCTCTCTAGCAACTGTTACAGAAaaccaaaggaaaattgaaattaatatcCAAAGGGAAgatgtcataaaaaaaaaaaaaaaggaaatccaaaaacaaatagaaacaGAAACATTCATGTGTAATTGATCGTACCTTATAACCCTCCCAAACTTGTACCAGTTTGCTATACTGCATATCTAAAACAACTAGTCTTGGTTGATTAAAAAAGTCATCTGGTATGGACTTTAAAGGGCATCCTTCCCAACACAACCATATTAACTCTTTGGGAAGATGCTTGTATTCTCCATTGAGCTGAACGTATTTGAGATGAAGGAATCTCAGTTTCTTCATATTGGCAAAGGCTTCTGTACTGAAACTACGCATGTTAGAGCTTCAAGGCCAAGGATCAGGGAAATTTAGAGCAAGTCCTTCAACTTCTTCAGTTCCCTGTTAACAAAAGGTTATATTCATGTGTAAGAAACggattatttgcatatatttacatgtattattattaattagGCAAAATCACCCACGGTGAATATATTTACACATAAATGTTGTTTGGTGTATAATAGACATACGTAGGTTATACATATGTTTTCAACTAGGATGCAttaatggaaattttttttgggAATGTACTTACAGATTTATTTCTCAAGACATTGATGACCTCTCGACGGTTCCACAACCTACTCCATTTTCCAGGGTGACCACGagatttttcagaaatgattaCTCTGGCCATTTTTCGAAGCAAATCATGCATATTCAACTTGTTGCCTTCAACAGTTACAAGACATCGTTCACGGAGGACAGTGATTCCTATTGATGCAAAAAATCCACATCCATCTAATACTTTTGTGACAAAGTCCTTGTCCTTTCCAATGAAGAAACAAGATATGTCAAGAAATATAGCCTTCTCTGAAGAATCTAGCCCTTCAAAGCTTATTCTGAGTCGATTTACAATGTTTCCATCTGGATAACTTCGCAATTTCTCCAATTGACTTTCCCACTCTGCCAACGATCTTTTAATCAAAAGAGATCCTAAAACTTCAAGCGCTAGCGGTAAACCTCCACAATAAGAAACAACCTTTTCTGAAACTTCAAGATATCCTTGATTAGGACAACTATTTTTAAAGGCATGCCAACTAAATAGCTCaagagcttcttcttcattcattttcttagcCTGACATGCTCTGTCCACATTTAGTAGTAGACGTTCATCTCGTGTGGTTATGATAATTCTACTTCCAGGACCAAACCAATCATGCCTTCCAACTACTGCATCCAGTTGTTCCTGTTTATCTATGTTGTCAACGATGACAAGTATCTTTCTATGTCGAAATTGTTGTTTTATCAGGCCAATACCTTCGTCAACACAGCTTATTTCAGGCTTCTTTTTCAAGATGTcagaaataagttttttttgcAAATCAACCAGATCATGTTTATTTGTAGCATCGCGAACATCGGCAAGGAAACTTTTGAATTCAAACTTAGAATGAATTTGGTTATAAATGGCTTTGGCAGCTGTTGTTTTACCCAATCCACCCATCCCCCAAATTCCAACCATGAGAACATCATTTGATCCACCACTTGAAAGATAACTGATAATATCTTGAACGCGAGAATCGATTCCAACTATGTGCTTGGCCACATGTAATTCGTTAGTGCTGGTGAGCCATTCACAAATAGTctcatcaataatttttttaatgaacttTGTTTCGCACCTGAAAATTAAATTCATAAGCATTAGTGGAACCCAGTGAAGGCCCAGTAGGAGATATCAGTACATaaacaattttctttccttctttccttcatatatatatatatatatatatatatatatatatattaaccaGCTACTAGCTAGTATGTGATTTTATGACGAACTTGAATAAAAGAAAGTCATTGATAAATAAAAGTTGGGCGTATGAATTAAACTCCAATTACGGTTTAGGTTACCTATGAGAGATTAAGGTGTATTTGTTTAGATTATGTAAGATGTTTATTAAGCATGTCAATTAATTGAGAGATTAAGTCGTGTTGAACGTTATCATGGTTCCTAGCCGTTAGGGTTAGGTCTTCTTAGTTCCAGGTTATTAGGAGTTTGTTTCAGTTGTTGATAATAAACCCTAGTTTGTAGGGATAAGTTATTTTGTTTTGAACTAGTCTTATACCACGTTGTAGGGTTGTAACGTGGGCTGCATTTTTCCTGCTTTCAGTTATCTTTGTAAGGCTACTTAAGAGCCGTGTTTACATGATTGAATAACAAGATTGTTCTCCCAAGTCTTTGAGTGTTCAAGCAAGCTTTGGCTACGTGTTCTAGTGTGAGAGTTCAACCTAGGGTTACCAAcatctggtatcagagccccacCACGGGGCCTGATCGGAGTTAGTTATTCTATTCACCTGAACATCATGACGACTGAGAGTAGCTTTGTGCAACCTGCAATCCCACGACTTGATGGACACTATGATCATTGGAGCATGCTCATGGAGAACTTCCTGCGTTCTAAGGAATATTGGAGTTTGGTAGAGACTGGCATTCCTGCAGCAGCAGATGAGAGCAGTATCACAGATGTCCAGAAGAAAGCTATTGACGATTTGAAGTTAAAGGACCTAAAGGCTAAAAATTATTTGTTCCAGGCTCTTGATCGCTCAATTCTAGAGACCATATTGAAGAAGGACACTGCGAAAGACATCTGGGACTCACTGAAACAGAAGTACCAAGGCACGGCAAGAGTCAAGCGTGCCCAGTTACAGGCTCTTCGCAAAGAGTTTGAGATGTTGCATATGAAGACAGGAGAATCGGTGACTGAGTACTTTGCACGTACTCTCACCATAGCCAACAAGATGCGACTTCATGGGGAAAAGATGGAAGATGTAGTGGTCATTGAAAAGATTCTACGATCGATGGTCCCTAAATATGACTATGTGGTTTGTTCCATTGAAGAGTCAAATGATCTGGACGTCTTATCCATCGATGAACTGCAAAGTAGTTTGCTTGTGCACGAGCAAAGGATGGGAAGACACACCACGGAGGAGCAAGCTCTCAAAGTGACCTATGATACACAACAAGGTGGGCGAGAGGGACGCAGCAGCTATAGAGGAAGAGGGCGAGGAAGGGGTCGAATCGGCTCGTACAAATCCACCCTCGAATGTTACCATTGTCATGAACTTGGGCATTTTCAGTGGGAATGTCCTAAGAAGGGGAAGGATTCCAAAGGTTTTTATGCAGAAACTAGTGAAGAAATGCTACTGATGGCATATGTGGATATCAAGGGGAACGACAGGGAAGAACTATGGTTTTTGGACTCAGGTtgcagcaatcacatgtgtgggaAAATGGAGTTGTTCATAGAGTTGGACGACACCTTCAGGAAGTCTGTCAAACTTGGAAATAACTCAAGCTTGGACGTGTTAGGGAAGGGAAATGTTCGAATGGAGGTCAATGGAGCCATGCAAGTTGTTACTGGGGTATTCTACGTGCCAGAACTAAAAAATAATCTATTGAGCGTTGGTCAATTGCAAGAGAAGGGTCTTGCCTTCTTCATTAAAGGTGGCAAGTGCAGGATTTACCATCCAAGAAAAGGACTAATTTGGGAGACCACAATGGCAGAAAATCGCATGTTCATTTTGCTGACACGCACACAATTACAAGAGGAGCAATGTTTCAACGTGAGCACAGATGATCAACTCAAATTATGGCATCGTCGATATGGACACTTGGGTTGGAGTGGTCTCAGAATCCTGCAACAAAAGAACATGGTGAAGGGTTTACCAAAATTCAACGCACACACACAGGTGTGTGAAGAATGTCTGGTGGGAAAGCAACAACGAGATCCATTTCCAAAGGACAGCACATGGAGAGCATCTCAAATCCTTCAACTTGTGCATGCagatatttgtgggcctataaATCCAGTCTCCAACAGTAACAAGAGGTACCTTCTTACGTTCATTGATGATTATAGCAGGAAAACATGGGTGTTCTTTTTGATTGAGAAATCAGAAGCATTTAATATGTTCATAAGCTTCAAAGCACGGGTTGAGAAAGAAACGAGTTCGAGTATAAGGGCTCTAAGAACAGATCGTGGAGGTGAATTCACTTCATTTGAATTCACCAATTTTTGCAACAAGAATGGAATTCAAAGGCAGCTCACAGCTGCTTACACCCCCCAACAGAATGGTGTCGCGGAGAGGAAGAACCGAACCATCATGAACATGGTTCGAAGCATGCTTACAGGAAAGAAAATCCCAAGAACTTTCTGGCCAGAAGCAGTAAATTGGGCCATTTATGTACTTAATCGAAGTCCAACCCTAGCAGTAAAGAGCTTGACGCCAGAAGAAGCATGGAGTGGCTCCAAACCATCAGTGGAGCACTTTAGGGTTTTTGGATGCATAGGACACGTGCATGTTCCTGATAGCAAGAGGATCAAACTTGATGACAAGAGCATGAAGTGTACTCTACTTGGAGTCAGTGAGGAGTCCAAGGCCTATCGTCTGTACAATCCAGTGTCCAAGAAAATTGTGATAAGCCGGGATGTTGTTTTTGAAGAGGACAAAGCTTGGGACTGGAGTAATAACTCCCAAGACAAGATCATGGCTGATCTTGAGTGGGACGTGAACGAAGAAGGAGACCTGAGGCATCATGATGAGGAAGGAGATCTGAGTGATCATGATGAGGAAGGAGACCTGAGTGATCATGTTGAGGCGGATGAACAGACTGAGATGACTGCTGAAAGACGAGTCAGAAGGCAACCAGTGTGGAT is from Pyrus communis chromosome 10, drPyrComm1.1, whole genome shotgun sequence and encodes:
- the LOC137746747 gene encoding uncharacterized protein is translated as MGSTIAVHDHDPLSLAHSRFALPPGILPADSHIQPQTRPENLPALFQPLGPTVSDRGDQISGPIEEDLLARLSLSLHHWKPQSPAVSDRGDQIADPMVEDPRTSLSLSLDHWKPQGPAVSDKGDQMSSPMEEDHLTSLSLSLDHWKPQGPAVSDRGDQMSGPMEEDLLARLPLSLHHWKPQGPAVSDRGDLAHSRFSLPPGIFPAGRHIQPQTRPENLPVLFQPQGSAVSDRGDQISDPTDKDPLTCLSVS